A portion of the Pyramidobacter piscolens W5455 genome contains these proteins:
- a CDS encoding prephenate dehydrogenase: MKTIGIVGLGLIGGSFARAYKAADETFAVYAADQDRSTLQFARLLGAIDGELNRETLGKCDGVLVCLHTELSCQWLEANAPSIPASALAMDCCGTKRRICEVGFRLAKRYGFEYAGGHPMAGTHRWGFKNSRADMFRGASFVVVPRVYDDVTLLERVRSFVMPAGFQRLAVTTAENHDRLIAFTSQLAHVVSNAYVKSPTAREHRGFSAGSYRDLTRVAWLNPTMWTDLFLENRDHLLSEIDQILGELRQYRDAIAAGDEKRLWRLLEEGRRRKEEVDG; the protein is encoded by the coding sequence ATGAAGACGATCGGCATCGTCGGGCTGGGACTGATCGGCGGTTCGTTCGCGCGCGCCTACAAGGCGGCCGACGAGACGTTTGCCGTTTACGCCGCCGATCAGGATCGATCCACGCTGCAATTCGCCCGGCTGCTGGGGGCCATCGACGGCGAGCTGAACCGCGAGACGCTAGGGAAATGCGACGGCGTGCTGGTCTGCCTGCACACGGAACTTTCCTGCCAGTGGCTGGAGGCGAACGCGCCCTCCATTCCGGCATCGGCGCTGGCGATGGACTGCTGCGGCACCAAGCGCCGCATTTGCGAGGTCGGCTTCCGGCTCGCCAAGCGGTACGGTTTCGAGTACGCCGGCGGGCACCCGATGGCGGGCACGCACCGTTGGGGTTTCAAGAACAGCCGTGCCGACATGTTCCGCGGCGCCAGTTTCGTCGTGGTGCCGCGCGTGTACGACGACGTCACGCTGCTGGAGCGCGTCAGGAGTTTCGTGATGCCGGCGGGGTTCCAGCGCCTCGCCGTGACGACGGCGGAAAATCACGACCGGCTGATCGCCTTCACGTCGCAGCTGGCGCACGTGGTCTCGAACGCTTACGTGAAGAGCCCGACGGCGCGCGAGCACCGCGGTTTTTCCGCCGGCTCCTACCGCGATCTGACCCGCGTGGCCTGGCTGAACCCGACGATGTGGACGGACCTGTTCCTCGAGAACCGCGACCATCTGCTCTCCGAGATCGACCAGATTCTCGGCGAGCTGCGGCAGTATCGCGACGCCATCGCCGCTGGCGACGAAAAACGGCTCTGGCGGCTGCTCGAAGAGGGACGCCGGAGAAAGGAAGAGGTGGACGGATAA
- the aroB gene encoding 3-dehydroquinate synthase → MNSVTVSTPSKKYYVHTGADLLSAAGEIAAPLRGAGQALIVSDANVAPLYARRVADSLEHAGFRPALHVVPAGERNKNMRSLLDLLNRMAALRMIRSDTLFALGGGVVGDLGGLAASLYMRGIGLVQLPTSLLAAVDSSVGGKTAIDLETGKNLVGTFYQPDLVLYDTETLATLPKEQLANGFGEIVKTGMIRDAKLFDAARKPDVGAAEIAEIVHRCVEIKRDVVRRDEKEMGLRQILNFGHTFGHAVEKCSGFSIPHGFCVAIGMMIITAACAKRGICAPETFVQLSGALRLRGLPQTTRFKTDELFAGMLADKKRASDTVTLVLPRGIGSVERRKVMLEEARGFLADGLEALETEVAAT, encoded by the coding sequence ATGAACAGCGTCACAGTTTCCACGCCCTCGAAGAAGTACTACGTGCACACCGGCGCCGATCTGCTCAGCGCCGCCGGCGAGATCGCCGCGCCTCTGCGCGGCGCCGGGCAGGCGCTGATCGTCTCCGACGCCAACGTGGCGCCGCTCTACGCGCGGCGCGTCGCCGACTCGCTGGAACACGCCGGCTTCCGGCCGGCTCTGCACGTCGTTCCCGCCGGCGAGCGGAACAAAAACATGCGTTCGCTCCTCGACCTGCTCAACCGCATGGCCGCCCTGCGCATGATCCGCAGCGACACGCTCTTCGCCCTCGGCGGCGGGGTCGTCGGCGATTTGGGCGGGCTGGCGGCCTCGCTGTATATGCGCGGCATCGGCCTCGTACAGCTGCCGACGTCGCTGCTGGCCGCGGTCGACTCATCGGTGGGCGGCAAGACGGCCATCGACCTCGAGACGGGCAAAAACCTGGTCGGAACCTTCTACCAGCCCGATCTGGTGCTCTACGACACGGAAACGCTGGCGACGCTGCCGAAAGAGCAGCTGGCCAACGGCTTCGGCGAGATCGTCAAGACGGGCATGATCCGCGACGCCAAACTCTTCGACGCGGCGCGCAAGCCCGACGTCGGCGCCGCCGAGATCGCCGAAATCGTGCACCGCTGCGTGGAGATCAAACGCGACGTGGTGCGCCGCGACGAGAAGGAGATGGGACTGCGTCAGATCCTCAACTTCGGGCACACGTTCGGCCACGCCGTGGAAAAGTGCAGCGGCTTTTCGATCCCGCACGGTTTTTGCGTCGCCATCGGCATGATGATCATCACCGCCGCCTGCGCCAAACGCGGCATCTGCGCGCCGGAAACGTTTGTCCAGCTGTCCGGCGCCCTGCGGCTGCGCGGCCTGCCGCAGACGACCCGGTTCAAAACCGACGAGCTCTTCGCGGGCATGCTCGCCGACAAGAAACGGGCTTCCGACACGGTAACGCTCGTGCTTCCCCGCGGCATCGGCAGCGTGGAGCGGCGCAAGGTCATGCTCGAAGAGGCGCGCGGGTTCCTCGCGGACGGGCTCGAAGCCCTCGAAACGGAGGTTGCCGCGACATGA